A window from Ovis canadensis isolate MfBH-ARS-UI-01 breed Bighorn chromosome 4, ARS-UI_OviCan_v2, whole genome shotgun sequence encodes these proteins:
- the LOC138439217 gene encoding LOW QUALITY PROTEIN: merlin-like (The sequence of the model RefSeq protein was modified relative to this genomic sequence to represent the inferred CDS: substituted 1 base at 1 genomic stop codon): protein MAGAIASGMSFSSLQRKQPKTFTVRIVTMDAEMEFNCEMKWKGKDLLDLVCRTLGLRETWFFGLQYTIKDTVAWLKMDKKVLDHDVSKEEPVTFHFLAKFYPENAEEELVQEVTQHLFFLQVKKQILDEKIYCPPEASVPLTSXAIQAKYGDYDPSVHKRGFLAQEELLPKSVINLYQMTPEMWEERITAWCVEHRGRARDEAEMEYLKIAQDLEMYGVNYFTIRNKKGTELLLGVDALGLHTYDPENRLIPKIFPWNEIRNISYSDKEFTVKPLDKKIDVFKFNSSKLRVNKLILQLCIGNHDLFMRRRKADSLEVQQMKAQAREEKARKQMELQCLAQEKQMREEAERTWDELERRLLQMKEEATMANEALMRSEETADLLAEKAQITEEAAKLLAQKAAEAEQEMQRIKATAIRTEEEKRLMEQKVLEAKVLALKMAEESERRAKEADQLKQDLQEAGEAERRAKEKLLEITTKPTYPPMNPLPAPLPPDMASFNLIGNSLSFDFKDTDMKRLSMEIQKEKVDSPCRAPSPKWPSLKSSSK, encoded by the exons ATGGCCGGGGCCATCGCTTCCGGAATGAGCTTCAGCTCGCTCCAGAGGAAGCAGCCTAAGACATTCACCGTGCGGATCGTCACCATGGACGCGGAGATGGAGTTCAATTGCGAGATGAAGTGGAAGGGGAAGGACCTGCTTGACTTGGTGTGCCGGACCCTGGGGCTTCGCGAAACCTGGTTCTTCGGCCTGCAGTACACGATCAAGGACACCGTGGCCTGGCTCAAGATGGACAAGAAGGTGCTGGATCACGATGTCTCAAAGGAAGAGCCAGTCACCTTTCACTTCCTGGCCAAATTTTATCCCGAGAATGCCGAGGAAGAGCTGGTTCAGGAGGTCACGCAACACTTATTCTtcctgcaggtgaagaagcagatCTTGGATGAAAAAATCTACTGCCCTCCCGAGGCTTCTGTGCCCCTGACTTCTTAGGCCATCCAGGCCAAGTACGGCGATTACGACCCCTCTGTTCACAAGCGGGGGTTTCTGGCCCAAGAGGAATTGCTTCCAAAAAGCGTAATAAATCTGTATCAGATGACTCCGGAAATGTGGGAGGAGAGGATCACAGCCTGGTGCGTGGAGCACCGAGGCCGAGCCAGGGACGAAGCGGAGATGGAGTATTTAAAGATAGCTCAGGACCTGGAGATGTATGGTGTGAACTACTTCACAATCAGGAATAAAAAGGGCACAGAGCTGCTGCTCGGAGTGGATGCTTTGGGGCTTCACACTTATGACCCTGAGAACAGGCTGATCCCCAAGATCTTCCCGTGGAACGAAATCCGGAACATCTCCTATAGCGACAAGGAATTTACCGTTAAGCCTTTGGATAAGAAAATCGATGTCTTCAAATTTAACTCCTCAAAGCTTCGTGTCAATAAGCTGATTCTCCAGCTGTGTATTGGGAATCACGACCTGTTTATGAGGAGAAGGAAGGCCGATTCTTTGGAAGTCCAGCAGATGAAAGCCCAGGCCAGGGAGGAGAAGGCTAGAAAGCAGATGGAACTGCAGTGCCTCGCTCAGGAGAAGCAGATGCGAGAGGAGGCTGAGCGCACGTGGGACGAGCTGGAGAGGCGGCTGCTGCAGATGAAGGAAGAGGCAACGATGGCCAATGAAGCCCTGATGCGGTCCGAGGAGACAGCTGACCTGTTGGCCGAAAAGGCCCAGATCACAGAGGAGGCGGCAAAGCTCCTGGCCCAGAAGGCGGCAGAGGCCGAGCAGGAGATGCAGCGCATCAAGGCCACGGCTATCcggacagaggaggagaagcgCCTGATGGAGCAGAAGGTGCTGGAGGCCAAGGTGCTGGCGCTGAAGATGGCCGAGGAGTCAGAGAGGAGGGCCAAGGAGGCTGATCAGCTGAAGCAGGACCTGCAGGAAGCCGGTGAGGCAGAGCGAAGAGCCAAGGAGAAGCTGCTGGAAATCACCACCAAGCCCACGTACCCGCCCATGAACCCACTCCCAGCACCACTGCCTCCCGACATGGCAAGCTTCAACCTCATTGGCAACAGCCTGTCTTTCGACTTCAAGGACACCGACATGAAGCGGCTTTCCATGgagattcagaaagagaaagtgga CTCACCCTGCAGAGCGCCAAGTCCCAAGTGGCCTTCTTTGAAGAGCTCTAGC